A genomic region of Rhipicephalus sanguineus isolate Rsan-2018 chromosome 3, BIME_Rsan_1.4, whole genome shotgun sequence contains the following coding sequences:
- the LOC119388357 gene encoding pro-interleukin-16 isoform X1: MEVPEGVCSKENECAKAQEDSGETEAVQQRGVEEENKSDWALPSTVGQVDDLAPTSGDEEILSPIEHEAPSPFREREEKSRTPDSEDPMSSDEGGGGGFPSLLLRRLPPDGHEFPTAYSEPSLPKAPPPPSATSSAPSSQEDALPLKKPMHVYEDSGIFSDDPLSSLSASEGEEKTKVSVTKSPKECCSRQGDGRAAVSGEEAPWTNGVDKDSTSSPPPPTMIAAEPPPAAAMPKEDTKCLPATFASTPLPTPTAQYSSPLILDRRASAEATQKRYSGMLASMLETTKFGTKLKGLVIPDKPKAPATVAKTLPVIVSNSVVPSSNKMVSAMDDCKLRRDSKHSPPSPKHTTLLADPPWKTKEVSEVPKYSPAFKRRSLQVSKSCDVSPVRGSSQNGFQFSLSHSKPVTPVLPETPVMSPPPLSYTSSGSRSRSNSSSSTFSNPSSSGCSLEIAKKSRADSYAMSDGEQKQAPTVVAETPVANGKPYGQSPLLERYLSSATYDEKNAEAKVSRQNSVKSVSSTDSRSDQKTITNGYDGPSAKYNSERRSSAEIQRKNSLGSADAVIQEAKAQTVSASSSPPQLQRLPSTETKCDESRKAARTWDASSLKDAKTKYRSMDDRSWNSQFRRNSCEQPVYSTRVNSASSLSADQRTRSMDLKESPSEAWQKSVRASQLGQQKTVLKKTIDSADSAKSFKALAQKWEQRSQDAQAGVPQAQRKDMVVSNGKSHPPVAPKPPEYNRQSQYIVANGKASPSTSADYPPPVQLRSQRYPLSRPASMFEERDKPRLSTDWPESHPSSYLRTKVDRPSSSVAYRSSKNCSPSLSVNDIKKAFENESAKVPPRTLASLRAIRSEQQLPLPEHRRFSSIDSNDSGNSTASREQYSSMTSLASTSSLISPQELQQLIDEANQSLDEAGASGHDIHVVILHKDSPTSGVGVTLAGGSDYETKEITVHKVIAGGLADRDGRIRKADRILSINGKTMKNVTHKDAIDILKSPRQEVVLVISRDGRQSLRTTPNISRASSLSSVLDVVDEPDVSASASPVTEAQQSPTPAKHEKIVLVKDGLGLGFTLEGGKDSPLGDKPLVVKRIFRGGAAERDGRLLVGDELVSINAQPVCLMTRTEAWNFLKKLPDGPLTLQVVRRAC, translated from the exons ATGGAGGTCCCGGAAGGAGTTTGCTCCAAGGAGAACGAATGCGCGAAGGCGCAAGAAGACAGTGGAGAAACCGAGGCGGTGCAGCAGCGTGGCGTGG AAGAAGAGAACAAGTCTGACTGGGCGCTGCCATCGACTGTCGGCCAAGTCGACGATCTTGCTCCTACCAGCGGTGATGAAGAAATCTTGAGCCCCATCGAACACG AAGCACCGAGCCCGTTCCGAGAGAGGGAGGAGAAGTCCCGCACTCCGGACTCGGAAGACCCCATGAGCTCTGACGAAGGCGGTGGCGGAGGCTTCCCGTCcctgctgctgcggcggctgCCGCCTGACGGCCACGAGTTCCCGACCGCTTACAGCGAGCCGTCATTGCCCAAGGCGCCGCCGCCACCATCCGCCACATCCAGCGCTCCCAGCTCCCAGGAAGACGCGCTGCCGCTCAAGAAGCCCATGCACGTCTACGAGGACTCCGGCATCTTCTCGGACGACCCGCTGTCCTCGCTTTCCGCTTCCGAAGGGGAAGAAAAGACGAAGGTTTCCGTGACTAAGTCGCCCAAGGAGTGCTGCAGTCGTCAGGGCGACGGGCGAGCCGCCGTTTCTGGCGAAGAAGCGCCTTGGACCAACGGCGTCGACAAGGACTCCACGTCGTCGCCACCACCACCCACGATGATCGCGGCCGAGCCGCCGCCTGCTGCCGCGATGCCTAAAGAGGACACCAAGTGCCTCCCGGCGACGTTCGCGTCGACGCCCCTGCCCACGCCGACGGCCCAGTACAGCTCTCCTCTCATCCTGGACCGGAGAGCCTCggcagaggccacgcagaaaagATACTCCGGCATGCTGGCCTCCATGCTTGAGACGACAAAGTTCGGCACTAAGCTCAAGGGCCTCGTCATTCCTGACAAGCCCAAGGCGCCTGCAACGGTGGCCAAGACGCTGCCAGTGATAGTGAGCAACTCTGTTGTGCCATCGTCCAACAAAATGGTCTCCGCAATGGACGACTGCAAACTAAGAAGGGACAGCAAACACTCTCCGCCATCGCCGAAACACACTACTTTGCTTGCCGATCCCCCGTGGAAGACGAAGGAGGTGTCCGAGGTGCCCAAGTACTCACCAGCGTTCAAGCGCCGATCTCTTCAGGTGTCAAAGTCGTGCGACGTTTCTCCCGTGCGTGGCAGCTCCCAGAATGGCTTCCAGTTTTCTCTGTCGCACAGTAAGCCCGTGACACCAGTTCTGCCGGAAACGCCTGTCATGTCTCCACCTCCACTCAGCTACACGTCGTCTGGAAGCAGGTCGAGGTCCAACAGCAGCTCCTCTACCTTCTCCAATCCTTCTAGTAGCGGATGTTCGCTGGAAATAGCCAAGAAAAGCCGAGCTGATTCGTACGCCATGAGTGATGGCGAGCAGAAGCAGGCGCCCACTGTCGTCGCTGAAACGCCGGTTGCAAATGGCAAACCTTACGGGCAGTCGCCACTTCTTGAACGATATCTCTCTAGTGCCACCTATGATGAAAAGAACGCCGAAGCAAAGGTGTCGAGGCAGAACAGCGTGAAAAGTGTTTCGTCCACCGATTCTCGAAGTGATCAAAAGACAATCACAAATGGTTACGACGGGCCCAGTGCAAAGTACAACTCCGAGCGGAGAAGTTCGGCTGAAATTCAACGGAAAAATTCCCTCGGCTCCGCGGACGCTGTCATTCAGGAGGCGAAAGCACAGACAGTCAGCGCATCTAGCAGCCCCCCTCAACTGCAGCGGTTACCTTCGACCGAAACAAAGTGCGACGAAAGCAGGAAGGCGGCGAGGACGTGGGACGCCTCCTCGCTGAAGGACGCCAAGACGAAGTACCGCTCGATGGACGACCGTAGTTGGAACTCGCAGTTCAGGCGAAACTCTTGCGAGCAGCCGGTCTACTCTACGAGAGTCAACAGTGCCTCCAGCCTCAGCGCTGACCAGAGGACACGGTCAATGGACTTGAAAGAAAGCCCCAGTGAAGCCTGGCAAAAGAGCGTTAGGGCCAGTCAGCTTGGTCAACAGAAAACGGTGCTCAAGAAAACGATCGACAGCGCAGACAGCGCCAAGAGTTTCAAAGCTTTGGCTCAAAAGTGGGAACAGAGGTCCCAGGACGCGCAAGCGGGCGTTCCGCAAGCACAGAGGAAAGACATGGTCGTTTCAAATGGCAAGAGTCACCCACCGGTTGCTCCCAAGCCTCCCGAATACAACAGGCAAAGCCAGTACATTGTTGCTAACGGAAAGGCATCCCCGTCGACATCGGCCGATTACCCTCCACCCGTGCAACTACGCTCCCAGAGATATCCGCTTTCGAGGCCCGCATCAATGTTCGAGGAAAGGGACAAACCGCGCCTGAGCACTGATTGGCCAGAGTCACATCCTTCATCCTATCTTCGAACCAAGGTGGACAGGCCTTCATCTAGCGTGGCGTACCGAAGCAGCAAGAACTGCTCGCCTTCGCTCAGCGTCAACGACATCAAGAAGGCCTTCGAAAACGAATCGGCGAAGGTACCGCCGAGAACCCTGGCTTCTCTACGAGCCATAAGGTCCGAGCAACAACTTCCCCTTCCCGAACACCGACGGTTCTCATCGATCGACTCGAACGACTCGGGCAACAGCACGGCTTCGAGGGAACAGTACTCTTCCATGACGTCCCTGGCCTCCACGAGCAGTCTCATTTCGCCCCAGGAACTTCAGCAACTTATCGACGAGGCAAACCAATCGCTGGACGAAGCTGGCGCCTCTGGACATGACATTCACGTGGTCATCCTCCACAAGGACTCGCCAACGAGCGGTGTTGGGGTCACCCTTGCGGGTGGCTCGGACTACGAAACAAAAGAAATTACG GTCCACAAGGTAATTGCCGGAGGCCTTGCTGACCGGGACGGGCGAATCAGGAAGGCGGATCGAATCCTCTCCATTAACGGCAAGACGATGAAGAACGTGACGCACAAGGACGCGATCGACATCCTCAAGTCTCCGAGGCAGGAAGTGGTGCTGGTCATCTCGCGGGACGGCCGGCAGTCCCTGAGGACGACGCCCAACATCAGTCGAGCCTCGAGCTTATCATCCGTCCTCGACGTGGTCGACGAGCCTGACGTCTCTGCTTCCGCGTCACCTGTGACCGAGGCCCAGCAGAGCCCCACGCCTGCCAAGCACG
- the LOC119388357 gene encoding pro-interleukin-16 isoform X3 encodes MEVPEGVCSKENECAKAQEDSGETEAVQQRGVEEENKSDWALPSTVGQVDDLAPTSGDEEILSPIEHAPSPFREREEKSRTPDSEDPMSSDEGGGGGFPSLLLRRLPPDGHEFPTAYSEPSLPKAPPPPSATSSAPSSQEDALPLKKPMHVYEDSGIFSDDPLSSLSASEGEEKTKVSVTKSPKECCSRQGDGRAAVSGEEAPWTNGVDKDSTSSPPPPTMIAAEPPPAAAMPKEDTKCLPATFASTPLPTPTAQYSSPLILDRRASAEATQKRYSGMLASMLETTKFGTKLKGLVIPDKPKAPATVAKTLPVIVSNSVVPSSNKMVSAMDDCKLRRDSKHSPPSPKHTTLLADPPWKTKEVSEVPKYSPAFKRRSLQVSKSCDVSPVRGSSQNGFQFSLSHSKPVTPVLPETPVMSPPPLSYTSSGSRSRSNSSSSTFSNPSSSGCSLEIAKKSRADSYAMSDGEQKQAPTVVAETPVANGKPYGQSPLLERYLSSATYDEKNAEAKVSRQNSVKSVSSTDSRSDQKTITNGYDGPSAKYNSERRSSAEIQRKNSLGSADAVIQEAKAQTVSASSSPPQLQRLPSTETKCDESRKAARTWDASSLKDAKTKYRSMDDRSWNSQFRRNSCEQPVYSTRVNSASSLSADQRTRSMDLKESPSEAWQKSVRASQLGQQKTVLKKTIDSADSAKSFKALAQKWEQRSQDAQAGVPQAQRKDMVVSNGKSHPPVAPKPPEYNRQSQYIVANGKASPSTSADYPPPVQLRSQRYPLSRPASMFEERDKPRLSTDWPESHPSSYLRTKVDRPSSSVAYRSSKNCSPSLSVNDIKKAFENESAKVPPRTLASLRAIRSEQQLPLPEHRRFSSIDSNDSGNSTASREQYSSMTSLASTSSLISPQELQQLIDEANQSLDEAGASGHDIHVVILHKDSPTSGVGVTLAGGSDYETKEITVHKVIAGGLADRDGRIRKADRILSINGKTMKNVTHKDAIDILKSPRQEVVLVISRDGRQSLRTTPNISRASSLSSVLDVVDEPDVSASASPVTEAQQSPTPAKHEKIVLVKDGLGLGFTLEGGKDSPLGDKPLVVKRIFRGGAAERDGRLLVGDELVSINAQPVCLMTRTEAWNFLKKLPDGPLTLQVVRRAC; translated from the exons ATGGAGGTCCCGGAAGGAGTTTGCTCCAAGGAGAACGAATGCGCGAAGGCGCAAGAAGACAGTGGAGAAACCGAGGCGGTGCAGCAGCGTGGCGTGG AAGAAGAGAACAAGTCTGACTGGGCGCTGCCATCGACTGTCGGCCAAGTCGACGATCTTGCTCCTACCAGCGGTGATGAAGAAATCTTGAGCCCCATCGAACACG CACCGAGCCCGTTCCGAGAGAGGGAGGAGAAGTCCCGCACTCCGGACTCGGAAGACCCCATGAGCTCTGACGAAGGCGGTGGCGGAGGCTTCCCGTCcctgctgctgcggcggctgCCGCCTGACGGCCACGAGTTCCCGACCGCTTACAGCGAGCCGTCATTGCCCAAGGCGCCGCCGCCACCATCCGCCACATCCAGCGCTCCCAGCTCCCAGGAAGACGCGCTGCCGCTCAAGAAGCCCATGCACGTCTACGAGGACTCCGGCATCTTCTCGGACGACCCGCTGTCCTCGCTTTCCGCTTCCGAAGGGGAAGAAAAGACGAAGGTTTCCGTGACTAAGTCGCCCAAGGAGTGCTGCAGTCGTCAGGGCGACGGGCGAGCCGCCGTTTCTGGCGAAGAAGCGCCTTGGACCAACGGCGTCGACAAGGACTCCACGTCGTCGCCACCACCACCCACGATGATCGCGGCCGAGCCGCCGCCTGCTGCCGCGATGCCTAAAGAGGACACCAAGTGCCTCCCGGCGACGTTCGCGTCGACGCCCCTGCCCACGCCGACGGCCCAGTACAGCTCTCCTCTCATCCTGGACCGGAGAGCCTCggcagaggccacgcagaaaagATACTCCGGCATGCTGGCCTCCATGCTTGAGACGACAAAGTTCGGCACTAAGCTCAAGGGCCTCGTCATTCCTGACAAGCCCAAGGCGCCTGCAACGGTGGCCAAGACGCTGCCAGTGATAGTGAGCAACTCTGTTGTGCCATCGTCCAACAAAATGGTCTCCGCAATGGACGACTGCAAACTAAGAAGGGACAGCAAACACTCTCCGCCATCGCCGAAACACACTACTTTGCTTGCCGATCCCCCGTGGAAGACGAAGGAGGTGTCCGAGGTGCCCAAGTACTCACCAGCGTTCAAGCGCCGATCTCTTCAGGTGTCAAAGTCGTGCGACGTTTCTCCCGTGCGTGGCAGCTCCCAGAATGGCTTCCAGTTTTCTCTGTCGCACAGTAAGCCCGTGACACCAGTTCTGCCGGAAACGCCTGTCATGTCTCCACCTCCACTCAGCTACACGTCGTCTGGAAGCAGGTCGAGGTCCAACAGCAGCTCCTCTACCTTCTCCAATCCTTCTAGTAGCGGATGTTCGCTGGAAATAGCCAAGAAAAGCCGAGCTGATTCGTACGCCATGAGTGATGGCGAGCAGAAGCAGGCGCCCACTGTCGTCGCTGAAACGCCGGTTGCAAATGGCAAACCTTACGGGCAGTCGCCACTTCTTGAACGATATCTCTCTAGTGCCACCTATGATGAAAAGAACGCCGAAGCAAAGGTGTCGAGGCAGAACAGCGTGAAAAGTGTTTCGTCCACCGATTCTCGAAGTGATCAAAAGACAATCACAAATGGTTACGACGGGCCCAGTGCAAAGTACAACTCCGAGCGGAGAAGTTCGGCTGAAATTCAACGGAAAAATTCCCTCGGCTCCGCGGACGCTGTCATTCAGGAGGCGAAAGCACAGACAGTCAGCGCATCTAGCAGCCCCCCTCAACTGCAGCGGTTACCTTCGACCGAAACAAAGTGCGACGAAAGCAGGAAGGCGGCGAGGACGTGGGACGCCTCCTCGCTGAAGGACGCCAAGACGAAGTACCGCTCGATGGACGACCGTAGTTGGAACTCGCAGTTCAGGCGAAACTCTTGCGAGCAGCCGGTCTACTCTACGAGAGTCAACAGTGCCTCCAGCCTCAGCGCTGACCAGAGGACACGGTCAATGGACTTGAAAGAAAGCCCCAGTGAAGCCTGGCAAAAGAGCGTTAGGGCCAGTCAGCTTGGTCAACAGAAAACGGTGCTCAAGAAAACGATCGACAGCGCAGACAGCGCCAAGAGTTTCAAAGCTTTGGCTCAAAAGTGGGAACAGAGGTCCCAGGACGCGCAAGCGGGCGTTCCGCAAGCACAGAGGAAAGACATGGTCGTTTCAAATGGCAAGAGTCACCCACCGGTTGCTCCCAAGCCTCCCGAATACAACAGGCAAAGCCAGTACATTGTTGCTAACGGAAAGGCATCCCCGTCGACATCGGCCGATTACCCTCCACCCGTGCAACTACGCTCCCAGAGATATCCGCTTTCGAGGCCCGCATCAATGTTCGAGGAAAGGGACAAACCGCGCCTGAGCACTGATTGGCCAGAGTCACATCCTTCATCCTATCTTCGAACCAAGGTGGACAGGCCTTCATCTAGCGTGGCGTACCGAAGCAGCAAGAACTGCTCGCCTTCGCTCAGCGTCAACGACATCAAGAAGGCCTTCGAAAACGAATCGGCGAAGGTACCGCCGAGAACCCTGGCTTCTCTACGAGCCATAAGGTCCGAGCAACAACTTCCCCTTCCCGAACACCGACGGTTCTCATCGATCGACTCGAACGACTCGGGCAACAGCACGGCTTCGAGGGAACAGTACTCTTCCATGACGTCCCTGGCCTCCACGAGCAGTCTCATTTCGCCCCAGGAACTTCAGCAACTTATCGACGAGGCAAACCAATCGCTGGACGAAGCTGGCGCCTCTGGACATGACATTCACGTGGTCATCCTCCACAAGGACTCGCCAACGAGCGGTGTTGGGGTCACCCTTGCGGGTGGCTCGGACTACGAAACAAAAGAAATTACG GTCCACAAGGTAATTGCCGGAGGCCTTGCTGACCGGGACGGGCGAATCAGGAAGGCGGATCGAATCCTCTCCATTAACGGCAAGACGATGAAGAACGTGACGCACAAGGACGCGATCGACATCCTCAAGTCTCCGAGGCAGGAAGTGGTGCTGGTCATCTCGCGGGACGGCCGGCAGTCCCTGAGGACGACGCCCAACATCAGTCGAGCCTCGAGCTTATCATCCGTCCTCGACGTGGTCGACGAGCCTGACGTCTCTGCTTCCGCGTCACCTGTGACCGAGGCCCAGCAGAGCCCCACGCCTGCCAAGCACG